The DNA region CACTGAGTTTTCGGAAGGTACTCCCTAAGGTTAAAAGCCCATAGTCACTTAGCGACTTATCCATTGCAATAGCCAACTCCTCACTTCAACTTTTCGTTACTAGTTACGTATCTCTACACATTTTATAGACATATAGAGATTTGTTGTCAATGCAGAAGGCATTTTTATGATTAATAAGAGCCTGGATTGAAAGGAGACAGAACCCACAAGCTAGCACTAGCTTGCGGGTTTGCAGAACGATAAGTCGATGCAACTTAAAGAGTTACACAATAAAACTCATCTTTATTTTGAGTCATTCCTAATTTTAAGTGCCCCCTAGGTTCTGAACAGCACAGATTCTCGATTAAAGAAACGAACACAGAAGTAGAGAAGCCCGCCAGCGACAATGGTGGTCGAAATAAAGATAATGCCCATCATGCCGTAATCAATGGTGCCTTTTACAATCTCTTTAATGGCAAGGGATACATTCGTTAATGGTACCCAAGCCCAAGTAGAATCGAGTTGAACACCCGGCAATATCGAGAACACCACCGGCACTATGGCAAACATCATGATCGGAGACATGTAGTTTTGTGCCTCTTTGTAGTTCTTTGCGTAAATAGAGGCACAAAGTAACAAGGATGCAAAGATCGCTGCAACGGGAATAAGCATTACAAAGGCGGATAATAGATCAACCACACTAATAATTTGAGTCAGCTTACTCAAGCCTTCAATCGCTAAAAATGGCCCTCCAATTAATAGCCACAAAGCCAAACTCACTATCATTAAAAACACCGTTAAAAAGCCGGTACTAAAAATAACAAAGAACTTAGCCAAAACCACTTTCGTTCGAGAGACAGGGGTTAATAACAGAGTTTCTAAGGTTCCCCGCTCTTTTTCACCAACCCCTAAATCAAGTGCTGGGTACATGGCTCCGGTTAGAATCAATATAATAAGAATATACGGCAATAACCAACCTAGCTTTTCACCAATATCCTCGCGTTTATCGGCGGTATTGATTCGTTTAATATCAATCGGTTTAGTTAAACCTTTTAACGATTCTTCATCAAAATTAAATCGTGCAAGTAACTTCTCTTGATGCTTTTCATTAAAGCTATCAAACGCAGGTTTAACTCGCTGATAGACCTTATTAGTGACCGACGCACTATTAAAATATAAGTCAGTTGTAATTTGCTTTCCTTCACCCAAAACCTTTGCACTATCAGGCTTAATTACAACCGCAAACTTATATTTTTTATCCTGAATTTGTTGCTTAATCTCCTCTATTGAGAGCTGCTCAACGTTTTCAGGTTCTAAACGCTTAAAGTTCTTTTGCTCTTGCAGCAAGTTAACTAATTCAGGTAACTCAGCAGCATTTTGGACAATATAACTAAGTTCTTCATTCTTCGCCTTTGTTTCTAATTTATGGATCATATACACGAAGCCGCCCATCATGACTGGCATAATCAGCGTAGGAAGCAATATGGTAAAGATTAAAGTTCGTTTGTCTCGAACCAGCTCTAGAAATTCTTTCTTATAAATTTCCCACATAATTATTGCCCCTTCTCTACTTTCGAATGGCCACCCGACGACGCATCACCACCCACCAAGGTTAAAAAGGATGAATAGAGATCATCACTTCCTCCGAGCGCTCTAAACTCATCCGTCGTGCCGACAAAACAGGTTTGTCCCTTATCAATCAAAGTCACCTGATCACACACCGACTCTACTTCGTGTAAGTGATGCGTAGAGAAAATAACCGAAACATCGGAGCCGCGATACGAATCAATAAAATCAACAATGGTTTTCGCACTGATAACATCTAAACCTGTGGTTGGCTCATCAAGTACCAATACTTTTGGGGAATGAATCACCGTGCGAGCAATGTTTGCTCGTTGCGCCATGCCCGTGGAAAGATCTTCAGCACGCTTATTTTCAAAAGAGTGAATATCGAGTAATGAAAATACCCGATCAATCTCTTCTTCTAATTTAGCTTTCTCAATGCCATGCAGACGCCCAAAATAACGCACGTTCTCGCGCACAGTAAGACGTCGGTATAAGCTGGTTTTGCCCGATAGAAAGCCTATTTGACGACGCATCACCAATGGTTCATCAACAACATCGGTATTATCAATAATAATACTGCCCGAACTCGGTGACAGTGCGGTCGATAACATCCGTAACGTCGTGGTCTTACCGGCACCATTAGGACCAAGCAATCCGAGAACTTTGCCCGGTTCACAGCGAAAGTGGACATTTCGCACTGCATGAAAATGAAAGTCGTCTTCTCTAGGATCAACTGACGACTGTACCCGTTTTTTCTTCTCTTTTAAGGCGACCTTGTCATACCGAAAGGATTTAGCCAGATCTTTCACTTCAATCATATGTATTTCTCCGGAGATGGAATAAAGGCTAAAGTCCAGCGTTATCTTAAATACTTACAGAATTTTCATAAACTCTGTAATAAACCAGAAACTTACGATACTAAGCTGCTATTGCCGCGTTCGACTGCTACTCTCGAACCATAATTTCAAAAGACTCAATGCGCTGCGATTAGCTAAAGGACAATAAAGGGGGACTATGTATGAGTGAACAATCAGGACTTTTAAAAACAACCTTAAATTTAATCACCTCACCAAGCGAGGCCTTTGCCGACT from Pleionea litopenaei includes:
- a CDS encoding ABC transporter permease gives rise to the protein MWEIYKKEFLELVRDKRTLIFTILLPTLIMPVMMGGFVYMIHKLETKAKNEELSYIVQNAAELPELVNLLQEQKNFKRLEPENVEQLSIEEIKQQIQDKKYKFAVVIKPDSAKVLGEGKQITTDLYFNSASVTNKVYQRVKPAFDSFNEKHQEKLLARFNFDEESLKGLTKPIDIKRINTADKREDIGEKLGWLLPYILIILILTGAMYPALDLGVGEKERGTLETLLLTPVSRTKVVLAKFFVIFSTGFLTVFLMIVSLALWLLIGGPFLAIEGLSKLTQIISVVDLLSAFVMLIPVAAIFASLLLCASIYAKNYKEAQNYMSPIMMFAIVPVVFSILPGVQLDSTWAWVPLTNVSLAIKEIVKGTIDYGMMGIIFISTTIVAGGLLYFCVRFFNRESVLFRT
- a CDS encoding ABC transporter ATP-binding protein is translated as MIEVKDLAKSFRYDKVALKEKKKRVQSSVDPREDDFHFHAVRNVHFRCEPGKVLGLLGPNGAGKTTTLRMLSTALSPSSGSIIIDNTDVVDEPLVMRRQIGFLSGKTSLYRRLTVRENVRYFGRLHGIEKAKLEEEIDRVFSLLDIHSFENKRAEDLSTGMAQRANIARTVIHSPKVLVLDEPTTGLDVISAKTIVDFIDSYRGSDVSVIFSTHHLHEVESVCDQVTLIDKGQTCFVGTTDEFRALGGSDDLYSSFLTLVGGDASSGGHSKVEKGQ